In a genomic window of Arachnia rubra:
- a CDS encoding tetratricopeptide repeat protein has translation MDDLNELFEKDNPETALPELQEAAQRDDTGAMLTLGGLFNGQGKSRLAEYWLTQAAYKGDAKSMRDLAGFLREQGRHQEAERWYTQAATTGDTKAMFVLGNLANEQGRTGEAERWHLQAAENGHVPSMNNLGNLLNKGGKPREAEHWYLQAAHAGDVLAMHNLAMLLGSQDRLEEAEHWGFQAASDGHVPAMRTLATLLQYQDKLREAEHWYLQAADNGDTSAMNRLAIVLEKQDRLQEAEHWYLQAADNGSTPAMSNLGHLLKDQGRLEEAERWYLRATETHHPKAMHILGLFFKEQERSQEAEKWFTRAAEDGNTESAYELGILYTRQDNTREAERWYRQAAGEGHTYAMCNLGSLLDKQGNTEEAEAWYTQAADNGDSLAMKNLGVLFKEQGNLQAAKAWFKRAFDNGNTGSAYELGILYAKQDKTAEAERWYTKAAGKGNRSAMYNLACILERQEKLKEAENWYRQAADNGHKSAMYNLAILFQRQDRIQDAESWYLRAAAKGHVYAMCNLGLMLKKQGRCGEAEHWYLQAADNGDSMAMNNLGFLFKEQGDFRAAEAWFKRAADNGYPKAVDNLNALRTERGSAESARSQ, from the coding sequence ATGGACGATCTCAACGAGCTCTTCGAGAAAGACAATCCGGAAACTGCCCTACCTGAGCTGCAGGAGGCGGCACAAAGGGATGACACCGGCGCCATGCTGACCCTGGGCGGGCTGTTCAATGGGCAGGGGAAAAGCCGGTTGGCTGAATACTGGCTCACTCAGGCAGCATACAAGGGGGATGCGAAGTCCATGCGTGATCTTGCTGGTTTCCTCAGAGAGCAGGGAAGGCACCAGGAAGCGGAGCGCTGGTATACGCAGGCCGCGACCACGGGGGACACCAAGGCCATGTTCGTCCTGGGCAACCTGGCCAATGAGCAGGGACGAACTGGCGAGGCAGAAAGATGGCACCTTCAGGCAGCAGAGAATGGGCATGTCCCGTCCATGAACAACCTGGGAAATCTCCTCAATAAAGGAGGGAAACCCCGGGAGGCCGAGCACTGGTATCTTCAGGCCGCGCACGCCGGTGACGTCTTGGCCATGCACAATCTCGCAATGCTGCTGGGCAGCCAGGACAGGCTAGAAGAGGCCGAACACTGGGGGTTCCAGGCTGCGAGCGATGGCCACGTACCGGCCATGCGCACTCTCGCCACCCTGCTCCAATACCAGGACAAACTGAGAGAGGCCGAGCACTGGTACCTTCAAGCCGCCGACAATGGCGACACCTCTGCGATGAACAGGCTCGCCATCGTCCTTGAGAAACAGGACAGGCTCCAGGAGGCCGAGCATTGGTACCTTCAGGCCGCCGACAATGGGAGCACCCCCGCCATGAGCAACCTCGGTCACCTGCTCAAAGACCAGGGCAGGCTTGAGGAGGCTGAACGCTGGTATCTGCGGGCCACGGAAACTCACCACCCAAAGGCCATGCATATCCTGGGGCTCTTTTTCAAGGAGCAGGAAAGAAGCCAGGAGGCTGAGAAGTGGTTCACCCGCGCCGCCGAGGATGGGAACACCGAATCGGCCTATGAACTCGGCATCCTCTACACCAGGCAGGACAACACCCGGGAGGCTGAGCGCTGGTACCGTCAGGCCGCCGGCGAAGGGCATACCTATGCCATGTGCAACCTTGGTTCCCTCCTCGACAAGCAGGGCAACACCGAGGAGGCGGAGGCCTGGTACACCCAGGCAGCGGACAATGGCGACTCCCTCGCCATGAAGAACCTCGGAGTCCTCTTCAAAGAGCAGGGGAACCTCCAGGCCGCCAAGGCATGGTTTAAACGCGCGTTCGACAACGGGAACACCGGATCGGCGTATGAACTCGGAATTTTATATGCCAAACAGGACAAAACCGCTGAGGCCGAACGCTGGTACACCAAGGCGGCGGGCAAAGGGAACAGATCGGCCATGTACAACCTCGCCTGCATCCTTGAGAGACAGGAGAAACTCAAGGAGGCAGAAAACTGGTACCGTCAAGCCGCGGACAATGGCCACAAGTCAGCCATGTACAACTTGGCGATCCTCTTCCAACGGCAGGACAGAATCCAGGACGCCGAAAGCTGGTATCTCCGGGCAGCAGCCAAGGGGCACGTCTACGCCATGTGCAATCTGGGTCTCATGCTCAAGAAACAGGGCAGGTGCGGAGAAGCCGAGCACTGGTACCTCCAGGCCGCGGACAATGGCGACTCCATGGCCATGAACAATCTCGGTTTCCTCTTCAAGGAGCAGGGAGATTTCCGGGCCGCCGAGGCCTGGTTCAAACGCGCGGCCGACAACGGATACCCCAAGGCCGTCGACAACCTCAATGCGCTCCGCACGGAACGGGGCAGTGCTGAGAGCGCCAGGTCCCAGTAG
- a CDS encoding alpha/beta hydrolase, with amino-acid sequence MRHVVVDLNRERSASLEAILFDAPSPDEQPSPFEYPRPAVIIAPGGAYLMLSQRESDPVAAAFLRRGFNVFVLRYSLRGHAAYPHPAVDAAQAVRWVRANADELCIDRERVSLLGFSAGGHVAALLGTHWHRDDLAAAERAEYEASGRLDLLRHGSRPDSLVICYGAFNFDWVQEISADWQAGQVQDILATAAVVDCIAAVSERTPPAFVWTTGEDEVVPPSQSLRFVSALADAGVPFEYHHFQWGRHGLSTADELCSADRDDVPVNVAAWVDLAATWMRAIGERH; translated from the coding sequence ATGCGCCATGTTGTCGTCGACCTCAACCGGGAGCGATCCGCGAGTCTCGAAGCGATCCTGTTTGATGCTCCTTCCCCTGACGAGCAGCCGAGTCCCTTCGAGTATCCCCGGCCGGCCGTCATCATCGCCCCGGGCGGGGCCTACCTGATGTTGTCGCAGCGGGAGTCTGACCCGGTGGCCGCCGCTTTTCTGAGGCGGGGTTTCAATGTCTTCGTGCTGCGGTACTCCCTCCGGGGGCATGCCGCCTACCCTCATCCCGCCGTTGATGCCGCCCAGGCCGTGCGCTGGGTGCGTGCGAACGCGGACGAGCTGTGCATCGACCGGGAGCGGGTGAGTCTCCTGGGGTTCTCGGCGGGCGGGCATGTCGCCGCGCTGCTCGGCACCCATTGGCATCGTGACGACCTGGCGGCGGCGGAGCGGGCTGAGTATGAGGCGTCGGGACGCCTGGACCTGCTCAGGCACGGTTCACGCCCCGATTCCCTGGTGATCTGTTATGGGGCCTTCAACTTCGACTGGGTGCAGGAGATAAGCGCCGACTGGCAGGCGGGTCAGGTCCAGGACATCCTCGCCACCGCCGCTGTCGTGGACTGCATAGCGGCGGTGTCGGAGCGGACACCGCCGGCCTTCGTGTGGACCACCGGTGAGGACGAGGTGGTGCCGCCGTCGCAGTCGCTGCGGTTCGTCTCCGCGCTGGCTGATGCCGGGGTGCCCTTCGAGTACCACCACTTCCAGTGGGGCCGCCACGGCCTGTCAACCGCCGATGAACTGTGCAGCGCCGACCGGGACGACGTGCCGGTCAATGTCGCTGCCTGGGTGGATCTGGCAGCCACCTGGATGCGAGCGATTGGAGAGAGGCACTGA
- a CDS encoding heparan-alpha-glucosaminide N-acetyltransferase domain-containing protein — MSVKKQSPDSLRIERTWWPQPRSSHVPSPRFLGLDAARGLAVLGMLVAYCLVTPPWGSGAGALLGLGHGRSGILFATVAGVSLALMSGGSGIPEGEQLLRARAAILGRAIVLLFLAGVLSMIPTTVQVVLASYAFWFVLALPALRWRPRTLLIAACLLALTGKFLVTGLPLWIPTWGYGSPEAGVNFVPTLLVNTMFPALVWMGFVLAGMALGRCGLDNARALKGFLITGLALFGAFAAPFVIEAGSVAPLFDDIQRTAEHTTGVDQSLDPATGIDWHQALWSFEPHSNTAFEAFSSGGLALALIAGLVLLARLPWARWVLLPLTGIGSMSLTVYAVSIAILADFQPEGPVADSGLVGWLCLWGVVVCWAWTQFFTAGPLEQVMGAVADRLSGRSRR, encoded by the coding sequence GTGTCAGTCAAAAAACAGAGCCCGGATTCCCTCCGGATAGAGCGCACCTGGTGGCCTCAGCCCCGCAGCAGCCACGTCCCAAGCCCCCGCTTCCTGGGGCTCGACGCCGCCCGCGGCCTGGCCGTCCTCGGCATGCTGGTGGCCTATTGCCTGGTCACTCCCCCGTGGGGGTCGGGAGCGGGTGCTCTGCTCGGCCTGGGCCACGGCCGCTCCGGGATACTGTTCGCCACCGTCGCGGGGGTGTCGCTGGCCCTGATGAGCGGAGGATCCGGAATACCAGAGGGTGAACAGCTGCTCCGGGCCCGCGCCGCGATCCTGGGCAGGGCCATCGTGCTGCTCTTCCTGGCCGGAGTGTTGTCGATGATCCCGACCACGGTCCAGGTGGTGCTGGCCTCCTACGCCTTCTGGTTTGTCCTCGCCCTACCGGCGCTGCGCTGGCGGCCCAGGACTCTCCTGATCGCTGCCTGTCTCCTGGCGTTGACCGGCAAGTTCCTGGTGACGGGCCTGCCGCTCTGGATCCCGACCTGGGGATACGGCTCCCCCGAGGCCGGGGTCAACTTCGTTCCCACACTGCTGGTCAACACCATGTTCCCTGCGCTGGTGTGGATGGGGTTCGTCTTAGCAGGCATGGCCCTGGGGCGGTGTGGCCTGGACAATGCGAGGGCGCTGAAGGGTTTCCTCATCACGGGGCTGGCGCTGTTCGGAGCCTTCGCCGCGCCTTTCGTCATCGAGGCCGGCTCTGTGGCACCGCTATTCGACGACATCCAGCGGACGGCCGAGCACACCACGGGGGTTGACCAGTCTCTAGACCCGGCCACGGGCATCGACTGGCACCAGGCGCTCTGGTCCTTCGAGCCGCATTCGAACACGGCCTTCGAGGCCTTCTCCTCCGGTGGCCTGGCCTTGGCGCTGATCGCGGGACTGGTGCTGCTGGCCCGGTTGCCGTGGGCGCGCTGGGTGCTGCTGCCCCTGACCGGGATCGGGTCGATGTCGCTCACGGTGTATGCGGTCAGCATCGCCATCCTTGCCGATTTCCAGCCGGAGGGACCCGTCGCCGACTCCGGGCTGGTGGGCTGGCTGTGTCTCTGGGGCGTGGTGGTCTGCTGGGCCTGGACGCAGTTCTTCACCGCAGGCCCCTTGGAGCAGGTGATGGGCGCCGTCGCGGACCGGCTCTCTGGGAGATCCCGCCGCTAG
- a CDS encoding biotin/lipoyl-containing protein, with translation MKLKVTVNQTEYEIDVEVQEEERQSLGPIVIGGSGGAAPAAPAASATHSASANAVVAPLAGSVARILVAEGDEVESGQVLLVLEAMKMETEITAPAAGTVSAILVKQGEPVQGGQGLIEL, from the coding sequence ATGAAGCTCAAGGTGACCGTCAATCAGACGGAGTACGAGATCGATGTCGAGGTGCAGGAGGAGGAACGCCAGAGCCTCGGGCCGATCGTGATCGGCGGCAGCGGTGGGGCCGCACCCGCAGCCCCGGCTGCCTCCGCGACCCATTCCGCCAGCGCGAATGCCGTCGTTGCTCCGCTGGCCGGTTCAGTGGCCCGCATCCTCGTGGCGGAGGGCGACGAGGTGGAGTCCGGCCAGGTTCTCCTGGTTCTGGAGGCCATGAAGATGGAGACCGAGATCACTGCTCCCGCAGCTGGCACGGTTTCCGCGATCCTGGTCAAGCAGGGCGAGCCCGTCCAGGGAGGTCAGGGCCTGATCGAGCTCTGA
- a CDS encoding universal stress protein, which translates to MLKDYATVVVGTDGSDLAGPTVTRAAWIAVKEDADLVIVCAYGGGSRRADAKVSLTETAPTRIGQVPGREAAALAVSHAKDIAIAAGARVKAALLVEAEPAQALLSSSKAHLGSLIVIGAIRDRSIAGRLLGDVASAVVRRAHCDVLVIRPANTDEGDQVRPESSS; encoded by the coding sequence ATGCTCAAGGACTACGCAACGGTGGTCGTCGGGACCGACGGCTCCGACCTCGCCGGACCGACCGTCACCCGAGCCGCGTGGATCGCGGTCAAGGAAGACGCCGATCTTGTCATCGTGTGCGCCTACGGCGGCGGCTCCCGGCGGGCTGATGCGAAGGTGTCGCTGACCGAGACCGCACCTACCCGCATCGGGCAGGTTCCCGGCAGGGAGGCCGCGGCGCTGGCTGTTTCCCATGCCAAGGACATCGCGATTGCCGCGGGCGCGCGCGTGAAGGCCGCGCTACTCGTCGAGGCGGAACCAGCCCAGGCGCTGCTCAGCTCCTCGAAGGCGCATCTCGGAAGCCTGATCGTGATCGGCGCCATCCGTGACCGCTCGATCGCGGGCCGCCTACTGGGGGACGTCGCCAGCGCCGTCGTCCGGCGTGCCCATTGCGATGTGCTGGTCATCCGCCCGGCAAACACGGATGAGGGTGATCAGGTCCGCCCGGAGAGCAGCAGCTAG
- a CDS encoding CPBP family intramembrane glutamic endopeptidase translates to MTRKKTKEPPAALWHPLLALGLRVLPLLIFGSWLVLSGHNPYWYDEGKAILGVLNLMLLLWLLRQERTRFRRFLGTMTARDSGWSLAVGGSMVAISLVAYAVAESWLRVDGRSLLGLDPPLWLLVIKALVEPAWIAFVDGLLFFGYALPRLRDRLGTAWAVVIVALSFGLLHVGFAPQSLGHIVAEGILGMLLAVPPALITLKTRSVWPGFLGYLLMSLLNQWPSVLFTLWRLFNWSGTWVALFVGFIIMIFWLGMSRRP, encoded by the coding sequence GTGACGAGGAAGAAGACCAAGGAACCCCCAGCCGCTCTCTGGCATCCGCTGCTCGCCCTGGGCTTGCGTGTCCTGCCGCTGCTGATCTTCGGTTCCTGGCTGGTTCTTTCGGGGCACAACCCCTACTGGTACGACGAGGGCAAGGCGATCCTCGGAGTGCTCAATCTGATGTTGCTGCTGTGGTTGCTCCGTCAGGAGAGGACGAGGTTCCGGCGTTTCCTGGGGACGATGACGGCGAGGGACTCCGGCTGGTCGCTGGCGGTCGGAGGCAGCATGGTCGCTATCTCACTCGTGGCCTATGCCGTCGCGGAAAGCTGGCTCAGAGTGGATGGGAGAAGTCTTCTCGGGCTTGATCCGCCACTGTGGCTTCTGGTAATCAAAGCCCTGGTAGAGCCAGCGTGGATCGCCTTTGTGGACGGTTTGCTGTTCTTCGGCTATGCGCTGCCGCGGCTGCGTGACCGCCTGGGAACAGCATGGGCGGTGGTGATCGTGGCTTTGTCATTCGGATTGCTGCACGTGGGATTCGCGCCCCAATCCCTAGGCCACATAGTGGCTGAAGGCATTCTGGGCATGCTGCTCGCCGTCCCGCCAGCCCTGATCACGCTCAAGACGAGAAGCGTCTGGCCGGGTTTTCTTGGATATCTCCTGATGAGCCTGCTGAATCAATGGCCGAGTGTTCTATTCACCCTGTGGCGGCTGTTCAACTGGTCGGGAACATGGGTGGCGCTTTTCGTCGGGTTCATCATCATGATCTTCTGGCTCGGCATGAGCCGTAGACCCTGA
- a CDS encoding MGMT family protein, with protein MRDDAVDLTIERVLCAVECVPAGRVVSYGDIAELVGTSARRVGAIMSSAGAAVPWWRVTNATGRLPEHLVTAASRHWTRERTPARDGRCLMSLARVDLARWVEDYETARLT; from the coding sequence GTGCGGGATGATGCTGTGGACCTGACGATCGAACGGGTGCTGTGCGCCGTCGAGTGCGTGCCGGCGGGACGTGTCGTCTCTTACGGGGATATCGCTGAGCTGGTGGGGACCTCCGCGAGGCGGGTGGGGGCGATCATGAGCTCTGCTGGGGCAGCAGTTCCGTGGTGGCGGGTGACCAACGCGACGGGCCGGCTGCCGGAGCACCTGGTGACGGCGGCGTCGCGGCATTGGACCCGGGAGAGGACACCAGCGCGCGACGGCCGCTGTCTCATGTCCCTGGCCCGCGTGGATCTCGCCCGGTGGGTTGAGGACTACGAGACGGCACGTCTCACCTGA
- a CDS encoding DUF3151 domain-containing protein — translation MTQTHPNLIATDVTVHLPEDPAAALTQQKDLLEVTADYPSSSLCWALLAEEALAKNELADTLAAYAYARTGYHRGLDLLRRNGWKGSGQVPWEHEPNRGFLRSLWALSVAAGRIGETDEQERCAQFLRDSSETAYQHLAGEQG, via the coding sequence ATGACGCAGACCCACCCCAACCTCATCGCCACCGACGTAACAGTGCACCTTCCCGAGGATCCCGCTGCGGCGCTCACACAGCAGAAAGATCTCTTGGAGGTGACCGCCGACTATCCGTCATCGTCGCTGTGCTGGGCGCTGCTGGCTGAGGAAGCCCTGGCCAAGAACGAGCTGGCGGACACCCTGGCCGCCTACGCCTACGCGCGGACCGGCTATCACCGCGGCCTCGACCTGCTGCGCCGCAATGGCTGGAAGGGGTCGGGGCAGGTGCCGTGGGAGCACGAGCCCAACCGCGGTTTCCTGCGCAGCCTGTGGGCGCTGAGCGTCGCCGCGGGACGGATCGGTGAAACCGACGAGCAGGAGCGCTGCGCCCAGTTCCTCCGCGACTCCTCCGAGACCGCCTACCAGCACCTCGCGGGTGAGCAAGGATGA
- a CDS encoding acyl-CoA carboxylase subunit beta, translated as MSKEHTMAERLQQLEEARTKVEAGGGADKLEKQRAKGKLTARDRIEELIDEGSFQETGAFRRNRTTTFGMDKAYMAADGVVTGSATVMGRPVHLASQDFTVMGGSAGETHSIKVTEMLEASLETGTPFIFINDSGGARVQEGIDSLSGYGKVFYANVLLSGAVPQISIISGPCAGGAAYSPALTDFIIQTRKAHMFITGPGVIKQVTGEEVTQDALGGADAHMNRSGVIDFVADDDEQAILIAKKLLSFFPQNNSEEPPIVDPDDSIDPNEKLRDIIPTAGNKGYDIRDVILEIVDHRDFLEVQAGWAKNIVVGFARINGRSIGIIANQPSVMSGVLDIDSSDKGSKFIRFCNAFNIPVVNLVDVPGFLPGVAQEHGGIIRHGAKMLYAYSAATVPKITVVLRKAYGGAYLAMCSKDLGADKVFAWPTAEIAVMGAEGAANVVFRREIEAAEDQAARREELVEEYRETFSTPYMAASRGLVDDIIDPADTRREIALSLELLAGKRQVRPAKKHGLGPV; from the coding sequence ATGAGCAAGGAACACACCATGGCCGAGCGCCTTCAGCAGCTTGAGGAGGCCCGGACGAAGGTCGAGGCCGGCGGCGGCGCCGACAAGCTGGAGAAGCAGCGCGCCAAGGGCAAGCTGACCGCCCGCGACCGCATCGAGGAGCTGATCGACGAGGGCAGCTTCCAGGAGACCGGCGCCTTCCGCCGCAACCGCACCACCACCTTCGGCATGGACAAGGCCTACATGGCAGCCGACGGCGTCGTGACGGGGTCCGCGACGGTGATGGGCCGTCCCGTGCACCTGGCCAGCCAGGACTTCACCGTGATGGGCGGATCGGCGGGTGAGACCCACTCGATCAAGGTGACGGAGATGCTGGAGGCATCCCTGGAAACCGGCACCCCTTTCATCTTCATCAACGACTCAGGTGGCGCCCGCGTGCAGGAGGGCATCGACTCCCTGTCCGGCTACGGCAAGGTCTTCTACGCCAACGTCCTGCTGTCGGGTGCGGTGCCGCAGATCTCGATCATCTCCGGTCCCTGCGCCGGCGGCGCGGCCTATTCCCCGGCGCTGACCGACTTCATCATCCAGACCCGCAAGGCCCACATGTTCATCACGGGCCCTGGTGTGATCAAGCAGGTCACCGGCGAGGAGGTCACCCAGGACGCCCTCGGCGGCGCTGACGCCCACATGAACCGCTCCGGCGTGATCGACTTCGTGGCCGACGATGACGAGCAGGCCATCCTGATCGCCAAGAAACTGCTCAGCTTCTTCCCGCAGAACAACTCGGAGGAGCCCCCGATCGTCGACCCCGACGACTCGATCGACCCCAACGAGAAGCTGCGCGACATCATCCCGACCGCCGGCAACAAGGGTTATGACATCCGCGACGTGATCCTGGAGATCGTGGACCACCGCGACTTCCTCGAGGTCCAGGCCGGCTGGGCCAAGAACATCGTGGTGGGCTTCGCCCGCATCAACGGTCGCAGCATCGGCATCATCGCGAACCAGCCGAGCGTCATGTCCGGTGTGCTGGACATCGACTCCTCGGATAAGGGCAGCAAGTTCATCCGCTTCTGTAATGCCTTCAACATCCCCGTGGTTAACCTCGTCGACGTCCCTGGCTTCCTGCCGGGTGTGGCGCAGGAGCACGGCGGCATCATCCGGCACGGCGCGAAGATGCTGTACGCCTACTCGGCTGCCACCGTCCCGAAGATCACCGTGGTGCTGCGCAAGGCCTACGGTGGCGCCTACCTGGCGATGTGCTCGAAGGACCTGGGAGCCGACAAGGTGTTCGCCTGGCCCACCGCCGAGATCGCGGTGATGGGTGCCGAGGGCGCCGCGAACGTGGTGTTCCGCCGCGAGATCGAGGCGGCCGAGGACCAGGCCGCGCGCCGTGAGGAGCTGGTGGAGGAATACCGCGAGACCTTCTCGACCCCGTACATGGCCGCCTCCCGCGGTCTGGTGGACGACATCATCGATCCGGCCGACACCCGTCGCGAGATCGCCCTGTCGCTTGAGCTGCTGGCTGGCAAGCGTCAGGTGCGTCCCGCGAAGAAGCACGGCCTCGGCCCGGTCTGA
- a CDS encoding methylmalonyl-CoA carboxytransferase subunit 5S, which translates to MSPRKIGVTEVALRDAHQSLMATRMAMEDMVDACADIDAAGFWSVECWGGATFDACIRFLNEDPWVRLRTFRELMPNSRLQMLLRGQNLLGYRHYEDMVVEKFVEKSAENGMDVFRVFDALNDPRNMARAMQAVKKAGKHAQGTICYTISPVHTVEGYVKLAGQLIDMGAESIALKDMAALLQPQPAYDIIKGIKDTYGDIQINVHCHSTTGVTLVSLMKAIEAGADVVDTAISSMSLGPGHNPTESLVAMLEGTDYTTDLDMERLVKIRDHFANIRPKYAEFESATLVDTGIFSSQIPGGMLSNMESQLKAQGAGDRIREVMEEVPRVKADAGHPPLVTPSSQIVGTQAVFNVLMGRYKVLTGEFADLMLGYYGECLGERNPEVIELAKAQAKKDPITVRPADLLKPEWDELVSQAQGLEGADGTEEDVLTNAMFPGVAPGFFKTRAEGPKNVGKTAEQLAAEEEAAKRKAQGISGPVKYNVTIAGRSHSVSVEPA; encoded by the coding sequence ATGAGTCCTCGAAAGATCGGCGTCACCGAAGTAGCCCTCCGGGACGCACACCAGAGTTTGATGGCAACCCGAATGGCCATGGAAGACATGGTCGATGCCTGCGCCGACATTGACGCCGCGGGCTTCTGGTCCGTGGAGTGTTGGGGTGGTGCCACCTTCGACGCCTGTATCCGCTTCCTCAATGAGGATCCGTGGGTGAGGCTTCGAACGTTCCGTGAGCTGATGCCCAATTCCCGTCTCCAGATGCTGCTGCGCGGCCAGAACCTGCTTGGCTACCGCCACTACGAGGACATGGTGGTGGAGAAGTTCGTCGAGAAGTCGGCTGAGAACGGCATGGACGTCTTCCGGGTCTTCGACGCCCTCAACGATCCCCGCAACATGGCCAGGGCGATGCAGGCCGTCAAGAAGGCCGGCAAACACGCCCAGGGCACCATCTGCTACACCATCTCCCCAGTCCACACCGTCGAAGGCTATGTGAAGCTCGCCGGGCAGCTCATCGACATGGGCGCCGAGTCGATTGCCCTCAAGGACATGGCCGCTCTCCTCCAGCCGCAGCCCGCCTACGACATCATCAAGGGCATCAAGGACACCTACGGCGACATCCAGATCAACGTCCACTGCCACTCCACCACAGGCGTCACCCTCGTCAGCCTGATGAAGGCCATCGAGGCCGGTGCGGACGTGGTCGACACGGCCATCTCGTCGATGAGCCTCGGCCCCGGCCACAACCCCACGGAGTCCCTCGTCGCGATGCTTGAGGGCACCGACTACACCACGGACCTCGACATGGAGCGTCTCGTCAAGATCCGAGACCACTTCGCGAACATCCGCCCGAAGTACGCCGAGTTTGAGTCGGCGACGCTGGTGGACACCGGCATCTTCTCCTCCCAGATCCCGGGCGGCATGCTCTCCAACATGGAGTCGCAGCTGAAGGCCCAGGGTGCGGGCGACCGGATCCGCGAGGTCATGGAGGAGGTGCCGCGCGTCAAGGCCGATGCCGGTCATCCGCCGCTGGTCACCCCGTCGTCGCAGATCGTCGGCACCCAGGCCGTCTTCAACGTCCTGATGGGCCGCTACAAGGTCCTCACCGGCGAGTTCGCCGATCTGATGCTTGGCTACTACGGCGAATGCCTCGGCGAGCGCAACCCCGAGGTCATTGAGCTGGCCAAGGCGCAGGCGAAGAAGGATCCCATCACGGTGCGTCCCGCGGATCTGCTCAAGCCGGAGTGGGACGAGCTCGTCTCCCAGGCCCAGGGACTTGAGGGTGCCGATGGCACCGAGGAGGACGTCCTCACCAACGCCATGTTCCCGGGAGTGGCTCCCGGGTTCTTCAAGACCCGCGCCGAGGGTCCGAAGAACGTCGGTAAGACCGCCGAGCAGCTGGCGGCCGAGGAAGAAGCCGCCAAGCGCAAGGCCCAGGGGATCTCCGGTCCCGTCAAATACAACGTCACCATCGCTGGCCGTTCGCACAGCGTTTCCGTCGAGCCCGCCTGA
- a CDS encoding glycoside hydrolase family 3 protein, whose protein sequence is MADSLTTEQQAGQLFMIGVSTSGLDNATRKAIESGAIGSAVLLGESSAGTSQIAAITAELGKLRSAGLPLLVSVDQEGGKVQRLQGKGFSTIPPALRQGALEDGQLRTQARGWGEELVAAGVHYDLAPVADVVPKGKQDSNAPIGKLDRNFGNDVAGVSRSVVEFTQGMQDAGVVTTLKHFPGLGEVTVNTDFGVAKDSDITADDEYLEPFRKGIEAGADSVMISSAIFTQIDPDQEGVFSKKIITGMLRGDLGFDGVVISDDLGAAAAVGDVKPGDRAVRFFAAGGDLLINADPSLMDEMLKATVAWAAKDQAHAARLAESAGRVLALKESAGLLTCS, encoded by the coding sequence ATGGCTGATTCCCTGACCACGGAGCAGCAGGCTGGGCAGCTGTTCATGATCGGAGTCAGCACCTCCGGACTGGACAACGCGACCCGCAAAGCCATCGAGTCTGGCGCCATTGGGTCGGCGGTACTGCTGGGTGAGAGCAGCGCGGGAACCAGCCAGATCGCCGCCATCACGGCTGAGCTGGGGAAGCTGCGGTCCGCCGGGCTGCCGCTGCTGGTGTCGGTAGACCAGGAAGGCGGAAAGGTGCAACGCCTCCAAGGGAAGGGGTTCAGCACCATTCCGCCGGCCCTCAGGCAGGGGGCTCTCGAAGATGGGCAGCTGCGGACCCAGGCGCGGGGCTGGGGTGAGGAGCTGGTGGCTGCCGGCGTCCACTACGACCTGGCTCCCGTCGCCGATGTGGTGCCGAAAGGCAAACAGGACAGCAACGCACCCATCGGGAAGCTGGACCGCAACTTCGGCAACGACGTCGCCGGCGTCAGCAGGTCGGTGGTGGAGTTCACCCAGGGCATGCAGGACGCTGGGGTCGTGACCACTCTGAAGCACTTTCCCGGGCTGGGTGAGGTCACGGTGAACACCGACTTCGGGGTCGCGAAGGACAGCGACATCACGGCAGACGACGAGTATCTGGAGCCGTTCCGGAAAGGTATCGAGGCTGGGGCTGACTCGGTGATGATCTCGTCGGCGATCTTCACTCAGATCGACCCAGATCAGGAAGGCGTCTTCAGCAAGAAGATCATCACCGGCATGCTGCGCGGCGATCTGGGATTCGATGGGGTCGTGATCAGCGACGACCTGGGGGCGGCTGCAGCGGTCGGCGACGTCAAGCCAGGCGACCGGGCGGTGCGGTTCTTCGCCGCGGGAGGCGATCTGCTCATCAACGCTGACCCGTCGCTGATGGACGAGATGCTGAAGGCAACCGTCGCCTGGGCCGCCAAGGACCAGGCACATGCCGCTCGCCTGGCTGAGTCGGCGGGCCGGGTGCTGGCGCTGAAGGAGTCAGCGGGACTGCTGACCTGTAGCTGA